A single genomic interval of Candidatus Sysuiplasma acidicola harbors:
- the fen gene encoding flap endonuclease-1, with amino-acid sequence MGVDISSIVERVEINIESLSGKRIAIDAYNAIYQFVSAIRQADGRPLSDTDGRPTSHLIGILHRNLRLLQAGIKPVYVFDGAPNRLKFATLQKRKEAKMRAEDRYREAIEKKDMERAYSLAMQTTRLTDEMIAESIRLLTLMGIPFLIAPEDGEAQASHMARQGNVWATASQDFDTLLFGSPRTVRNLTLSSRRRIPGKGGFSQVKLELVDLEYNLRKLGLSREQMIDMAILVGTDFNEGIMGIGPKKALKIMLENKSIENTKYVGLPGLDHLDAVRRIFIEPAFTDDYRLEWKRPDGDGIVDFLCTEHEFDKQGVEQAVASLNSIAADNQQSLDRWM; translated from the coding sequence TTGGGTGTCGATATTTCGAGCATTGTCGAAAGGGTTGAAATAAACATAGAATCGCTTTCCGGCAAGAGGATCGCGATTGACGCTTACAATGCAATATATCAGTTCGTATCTGCAATCAGGCAGGCTGACGGCCGGCCTCTGTCTGATACCGACGGCAGGCCAACATCGCACCTCATAGGCATACTTCATCGGAATTTAAGGCTGCTCCAGGCAGGTATTAAACCTGTGTACGTGTTCGACGGCGCACCAAACAGGCTCAAGTTCGCTACCCTGCAGAAGAGGAAAGAAGCCAAGATGCGTGCTGAAGACAGGTACAGGGAGGCCATAGAGAAGAAAGACATGGAAAGGGCCTACAGCCTCGCTATGCAGACAACGCGGTTGACTGATGAAATGATAGCAGAATCGATCAGGCTGCTCACGCTTATGGGCATACCGTTTCTTATCGCACCGGAGGACGGGGAGGCACAGGCGAGTCACATGGCGAGGCAGGGAAATGTATGGGCAACGGCTTCGCAGGATTTCGACACGCTTCTCTTTGGCTCTCCCAGAACAGTACGCAACCTGACGCTGTCATCAAGGCGCAGAATACCCGGAAAGGGTGGTTTCAGCCAGGTGAAACTGGAACTGGTAGATCTGGAATACAATCTGAGGAAGCTCGGTCTCAGCAGGGAACAGATGATCGATATGGCCATACTGGTCGGGACGGATTTCAATGAAGGCATTATGGGTATTGGACCGAAGAAGGCGCTGAAAATCATGCTCGAGAACAAGAGTATTGAGAACACCAAATATGTCGGCTTACCTGGGCTGGATCACCTGGATGCAGTACGCCGAATATTCATTGAACCTGCATTCACGGACGACTACAGACTCGAATGGAAGAGACCGGACGGCGACGGAATAGTGGACTTCCTTTGCACAGAACATGAATTCGATAAGCAGGGTGTCGAGCAGGCCGTAGCCTCGCTCAACTCTATCGCCGCTGACAACCAGCAGAGTCTGGATCGTTGGATGTGA
- a CDS encoding phosphoserine phosphatase: MSVEEIEQKRDLLNVEAERRRKSRDELNESTREFAGQRDKLNAEVRRLIEEAGGHKKHRDELNEKVKEAKEQREIWNRKYGDLGSALVELRRTMSPKTGTPIFKLKRDLKALEFKQMTTVLTPEKEKEIVEQMSKLQSEIKKREQSLQSDPKYADMLKGVNEAKEKAEYFHKTVSSLAEEAQSEHDLMMELYDKADEVRQQADDFQAKFVEVKMKADEEHRKHIEAIHQVHDFDKILYGIRQKQKRPYAMQQDIEKVNREAQELFERFKKGDKLSTEDIMVLQKSGYL; the protein is encoded by the coding sequence ATATCCGTTGAGGAAATTGAACAGAAACGGGATTTGCTGAATGTTGAAGCCGAACGTCGAAGAAAGAGCAGAGACGAACTCAACGAAAGCACAAGGGAATTTGCAGGACAGAGGGACAAGCTGAATGCCGAAGTCCGAAGACTCATTGAGGAAGCCGGAGGGCACAAGAAGCACAGAGACGAACTCAACGAAAAGGTGAAGGAAGCAAAGGAGCAGAGGGAGATATGGAACAGGAAGTACGGCGATCTTGGTTCCGCCCTCGTTGAGCTGAGAAGGACAATGTCCCCTAAGACGGGCACACCAATTTTTAAGCTCAAGAGGGATCTCAAGGCCCTCGAATTTAAACAGATGACCACTGTTCTTACTCCTGAGAAAGAGAAGGAAATTGTTGAACAGATGTCTAAGCTGCAATCTGAAATAAAGAAACGTGAGCAGTCACTTCAATCAGATCCTAAATACGCCGACATGCTGAAGGGCGTCAACGAGGCGAAGGAAAAGGCCGAATATTTTCACAAGACTGTTTCCTCACTTGCAGAGGAGGCCCAGTCAGAACACGATTTGATGATGGAACTTTACGACAAGGCAGATGAGGTAAGACAGCAGGCTGACGATTTTCAGGCAAAATTCGTTGAAGTGAAGATGAAGGCGGACGAGGAGCACAGGAAACATATAGAGGCAATACATCAGGTTCACGACTTCGATAAGATACTGTACGGCATAAGGCAGAAACAGAAAAGACCCTATGCGATGCAGCAGGACATAGAGAAGGTTAACAGGGAAGCTCAGGAGTTATTTGAGCGTTTCAAGAAGGGCGATAAACTGAGTACCGAAGACATTATGGTCCTTCAGAAATCGGGTTACCTCTGA